TTGCCGATGTAATCATCCGCCCCCATCTCAAGGCCAAGCACCTGATCAAGGTCATCGGTCCGAGCGGTCAGCATAATGATGGGACCGGAATAAAACGGACGCACCCGGCGACAAATTGACAAGCCGTCTTCGCCTGGCAACATCAGATCCAGAACCACCAGGTCCGGCTGCTCGTTCCGAATGCGTTCAACTGCGGAACCACCATGGGTTTCGAGGGAAACTTGCAGCCCGTTGCTTTCCAGGTATTCACGGGTCAGTTCTGCCAGCCGCTCGTCATCCTCGACAATGAGAATTCGCCAACTTTCGTTTGTCTGTTCCACGCCATCCATCTCTGGTTTTGTTATTCCGGTTTGAGGTAACTCTGCTCCTGACGATACAGGCAACCTGCTGTAACAGCAATTATACATGCTATTCAGAAATATACATGGAACCGTCTCTCTGTTACAGCCTGTGACAAACGTCGGAACTGGCCCCAAATGCTGCACGATGTCACAGACACGTCACCACTCGGTCACTTCTGTGTCATACCGGCTTCATAGGCTTGTCGGGAAATGGAAACAAAAGAGACCAAGCCATGACCGCACAAACTGTGAGAGCCCGGCGCAGCGCCCGCCGATTGAAAACCGACATCACCCGCTGCCCATCCCTGATCGAAGAAGCTCAGCGTCTGCGCTACCGGGTATTCTCAGAGGAGTATGGAAGTGATCTCGGGGCAGAAGTGCCCGGGATTGATGCAGACACCTTTGATAACGTGTGTGACCACCTGGTTGTTACCGACAGCGACAGCGGCGAACTGGTGGCGACCACACGGATCCTGCACCAGGCTGACCTGGGCTCTAATGGCACCTTCTATTCCGCGGGTGAGTTTGATCTAACGGCTTTCGGCAACGTGACCGGCGCCGTAGCCGAGCTCGGGCGGACCTGCGTTCATCCGGAATACCGGAATGGCGCGACGATCAGCCTTTTATGGTCTGCGGTAGCTGAGTATCTGGTCGAACACCAGGTGGACTACCTGATCGGTTGTGCGAGTATCAGTATGTCTGATGGCGGCCTCAAGGCATGGCGCATTGCCAACCAGCTCCAACGGGACTACCTGGCCGAAGAACAATTCCGCGTAACCCCCCGGCGGGAACTGCCGCACCTGACCCGCATCCCTGAAACTGAGCGCCCCGTGGATGTCCCTCCGCTGATCAAAGCTTACATGCGGCTCGGCGCCAGGGTTTGCGGGCAACCCTGTTGGGATCCGGAATTCCGCTGTGCAGATTTGCTGGTTCTTCTGGAAGTGAACAAGCTGGCCGCCCGTTACAGCCGCCATTTCATGGGTAAGGTAGCCTGAAGAGAACGGTTCACGGAGGCCAGTTATGGCATGGTTCAGACTGACATTCAGATTAACGGCATTTGGGCTGTTTCTGGCAGCGACAGTCATGTTGGCCGCA
This Marinobacter salinus DNA region includes the following protein-coding sequences:
- a CDS encoding GNAT family N-acetyltransferase, which translates into the protein MTAQTVRARRSARRLKTDITRCPSLIEEAQRLRYRVFSEEYGSDLGAEVPGIDADTFDNVCDHLVVTDSDSGELVATTRILHQADLGSNGTFYSAGEFDLTAFGNVTGAVAELGRTCVHPEYRNGATISLLWSAVAEYLVEHQVDYLIGCASISMSDGGLKAWRIANQLQRDYLAEEQFRVTPRRELPHLTRIPETERPVDVPPLIKAYMRLGARVCGQPCWDPEFRCADLLVLLEVNKLAARYSRHFMGKVA